TTAGCGTGCTCCAAGGACGTCCAAGTGCTGCTCGTTGACGGTGTGGCGGGCTTTTGTGGCGATGACTGGCGGCCTGTGCTGCCCGACTGAGGCAGCCTGTGTCCAGCTCTGGGTCCGGGCGACAGCAGCTGCCATAGCAACCCCGAAAGGGCTGCGGAGACGAGGAGCTTGGGAAGCTCTGACTGGATCTGTGTGTCCCTGAGAAGAGCTCTGTGTGGGCTCGGGTCGGCGTCAGTATTCAGCAGTCACAGAGGAAGCGGGTCAGAACCTCCGcagacctgcaggacagaaacacaGTCAGCCAGGAAGGTCCGAACGGACCCGGGGCTTTGTCCAGGTCTTCTGAAGCCAGGAGGAAGAAACGAGAGGAAAACACAGCTGGAGCTCATCTGCTGACAGTTGTTAACGTTTATTATAACGATTATTATAACGTTTATTATAACGATTATTATAACGTTTATTATAACGATTATTATAACGTTTATTAtaacaattatttatttatcggGAAGTCTTGGTCATGTAaagcagctggagctgatctGGGTCAGACCGGGTCTGATGGAGGACCAGACCGGGTCTGATGGAGGACCAGACCGGCTCAGACTGGGTCTGATGGAGGACCAGACCGGGTCAGACTGAGTCTGATGGAGGACCAGACCGGGTCAGACTGAGTCTGATGGAGGACCAGACCGGGTCAGACCAGGTCTGATGGAGGACCAGACCAGATCAGACCCGGTCTGATGGAGGTCCAGACCCAGGTCAGACCGGGTctggtgagggaccagacattTGTCTAGGTTCTACAATCCCTGTAGGAATGAATCCTTGATGcagcttcattttcattcaGGGGGGGTTCGTGAATTAGGCGGCTCCGACGGAGAAGCGGAGCCCAGGCTGCTGCGGGGCCCGGGGCCGGGGGCCGGGCCCGGGGCTGCAGTGCCATCTTGTGGGTCCTCAACATGGAGCCCAGTTTAGAAGTTGACGGTTTCGGACACTTTGGGTCACTTCAGGGGTCGCATCTAAAGCCGGGCAGTAACGCGCAGCCTGGGCGCCTCCGGGCGGACTGTAGCCGCCTGGGGGGCTGCGGCAGCGGGACGGGGGTCGCGTCCACACCGGGGCTAAGTTTCTCTGCTAGCCGAGCGGAGCGCACAAAAGTCGGCGGCGGAGGCGAAGCTGGCCGTGTTGCTGGGCCGGTTGCGGTGGTGCTGCCCCGCTTTCCGACCGCACGACGGCGTGAACGGAGGCTGCAGCGAGTGTGCGTGAACTTTGCGGGTCTGTGCGCCGCCTTAAAAGcgcaaaaaacaaaagatgtgGCTCCGCGGAGTTGGACCGGAGTTGCGGCTAACTCCGCAAATGTTCCCCAACTGGCTCAAACTCCGGCCCGGCCTCACCCACACCGAACACACGCTACTCACCGAGTGGGCCTCGCACCAAGTCCCCGTCCAGCCTCGGTTCCGGGTCCAGATGGACATTTTTGGAAGAGTTGAGCGGTGTTTGTCTCAGTCCGGGCCTGGACTGGTGGCGCCGCGCTGGGAGCCATGCATTCTGGGAGAGTGACGTCACCGCCAGTGGAAGCTCCCCAAAACCAGTTGACTTTCAGCCGCCTGGACTGGCCCGAGTGTTCGGGTCCGGTTCCGCCCAGAGGTCACCCGTCTTTGAATAAATGTTCATTTCTAAAGCCTGGCCAGAACCTTCAAAGCTGACTTGGTTCTAACCAGAACCAGTAGAGAACCAGTAGGAGAACCTATAGTAGAACCAGTAagagaacctgtagtagaaccagtgggagaacctgtagtagaaccagtaggagaacctgtagtagaaccagtaggagaacctacagtagaaccagtgggagaacctgtagtagaaccagtgggagaacctgtagtagaacctatagtagaaccagtgggagaacctgtagtagaaccagtagtagaaccagtgggagaacctgtagtagaacctatagtagaaccagtgggagaacctgtagtagaaccagtaggagaacctatagtagaaccagtgggagaacctgtagtagaaccagtaggagaacctatagtagaaccagtgggagaacctgtagtagaaccagtagtagaaccagtgggagaacctgtagtagaaccagtaggagaacctgtagtagaacctatagtagaaccagtgggagaacctgtagtagaaccagtaggagaacctacagtagaaccagtgggagaacctgtagtagaaccagtgggagaacctgtagtagaacctatagtagaaccagtgggagaacctgtagtagaaccagtagtagaaccagtaggagaacctacagtagaaccagtgggagaacctgtagtagaaccagtagtagaaccagtgggagaacctgtagtagaaccagtaggagaacctgtagtagaacctaTAGgagaaccagtgggagaacctgtagtagaaccagtaggagaacctatagtagaaccagtgggagaacctgtagtacaaccagtaggagaacctatagtagaaccagtgggagaacctgtagtagaaccagtaggagaacctatagtagaaccagtgggagaacctgtagtagaaccagtagtagaaccagtaggagaacctatagtagaaccagtaggagaacctatagtagaacctgtagtagaacctatagtagaaccagtgggagaaccaGCAGGAGAACCCGTAagagaacctgtagtagaaccagtgggagaacctgtagtagaaccagcAGGAGAACCCGTGGCTACGTGGGTTCTGGCTCGCTGTCCTCAGCAGGACCGGCTGCGTGAGCAGACACACCTGAGGTGTCTTTGGACCTGGATGGAACCCAAAGAGAAAAGCCCCTGGAGCCGAGGAgcagaacccagaaccttcagcagcGTCTCGGCCgacgcctctgcaggttctctaGTAGAACGTCTGAGCTGGACGGGCTCGAAAAGCCCCGTCACACCTGGTTTGTATCGGTGACTCGCGCACAGGTGAGAAACCCAGGTGATCCAGGCGGGAGGGACGTGATCCCTCAGGCGCGTGTCCCTGAGCGTGGTCAGAAGGTGCGTGAGTCGCCTCCAACACCTCCCGCGTGGTCACGCACCGTCCCGGATGTTCCGCGAACCTCGCGCTGCTGGGAGGGGTCTCGTTCACCAGGCGGCTGTGATGCGCGTGTTCAGATGTTTGCGTTCCTGCGGAggcgctgacctttgaccccctcgTTGCGTTCCACGGAGgcttgtcctgcagcagctcggaGCCCCGCAGACCCGCGgtccacacgcacgcacgcccggCGCGCAGCTCGTTGTACGGCGGAGAGGCCCCGCACCCCGCAGCCAGCACCGCAGCGACTCCGCCAGCCTCCCAGACCCGCCGGGAGCCCTTCGCCATTTCGCCCCACCGCCAGCGCGTCGAGGTCGCTTTGTAGAGGCTCCGCAGGCGAACGAGGACCGCAGCGCCGCCATGAAGGACAAGCAGAAGCGGAAGAAGGAGCGCACCTGGGCTGAAGCGGCTCGCATGGTAAACGCCGCCGATGGCTGCTCGTGATGCCTTCATGGGCtcgtgtgttcaggtgtgttgttgtgtttgggGATTCTGCTCACGACCGCCGTCCGCTCGGCTCTCGGCCGGTCACTGCGCCCGCTCCCGCGGAGCCCGCGAGCGGCTCGCGTTTCACAGAGTTCCCGGCGACAAGAGGCTGCTTTTGATATAAAGACGGGTCTGTTTTAGTTGGACGGAAAAGCCTACGCAGCAAGCTAACGCTGCCTAGCACGCTAACGTCCTCCTCGTAGCCTCAGCTCTTTGTTTGCTAGGCAGGAGGATAGCGAGCTTTAGGCTAAATATCGGGCCAACCGATGGTGTATTATGCTCCAGCGGCATGTTTATGTTCAATATATGATTGAGTTGTCGGTGAAATGTGGTCTAGATAACCGCACCACACTCCTTTAACACCAACGCCGCATAATTCCGGCTAATATTGTTGACCACAGCgcaagctaacattagcttagCCAGCAGCTAACGGTTGTTGTCTCCATCGATATTCACCACGGCCTGTGTGAGGAGACCCGGCCAGCCCCGGTGCTCCTGGCTCACGTCTCTGTCCTGATAGCCGAGCCACCACCATTGTTACTTTTTTGAATTTGCCTTGAGTTACATGAAATGCTCAGTTAGCCAgcgggatggggtgggggggtccggGTAGATACCTGGAGCCGATAAATTAAGTCGCGGACAAGTGAAACCAGCGGAGATTTGGCCAGAATGGACGTGGACCTGGACGGCgagtgtcctggcccaggtgtcctgctgctcatgtgtcctggcccaggtgtcctgctgctcatgtgtcctggcccaggtgtcccgctcatgtgtcctggcccatgtgtcctggcccaggtgtcccgctcatgtgtcctgacccatgtgtcctggcccaggtgtcccgctcatgtgtcctggcccaggtgtcccgctcatgtgtcctgacccatgtgtcctggcccaggtgtcctgGCCCATGTGTCCTgacccatgtgtcctggcccatgtgtcccgctcatgtgtcctggcccatgtgtcctggcccaggtgtcccgctcatgtgtcctggcccaggtgtcccgcccatgtgtcctggcccaggtgtcccgctcatgtgtcctgacccatgtgtcctggcccaggtgtcccgctcatgtgtcctgacccatgtgtcctggcccaggtgtcccgctcatgtgtcctgacccatgtgtcctggcccatgtgtcctggcccaggtgtcccgctcatgtgtcctgacccatgtgtcctggcccaggtgtcccgctcatgtgtcctggcccaggtgtcccgctcatgtgtcctgacccatgtgtcctggcccaggtgtcccgctcatgtgtcctgacccatgtgtcctggcccatgtgtcctggcccaggtgtcccgctcatgtgtcctgacccatgtgtcctggcccaggtgtcccgctcatgtgtcctggcccaggtgtcccgctcatgtgtcctggcccaggtgtcctggcccaggtgtcccgctcatgtgtcctggcccaggtgtcctggcccaggtgtcctggcccaggtgtcccgctgCAGCCTGTTAGCAGACACGACCAACCGACGGCTGCAGGTTCGAGTCccgagcagaagcagcaggcgTCCAGCACCGTCTCACATGTGGGACCCTTCAGAGGGGAGGTCTAGTGAGGGAAATACTGAAGTTATAGGTTCTAAATAATGaccaaaatatatttaaacCTCCAGAGACGCAACAAATGACGTCTTTAAACGGTATAAACGAGAAAATCACAGTTTACGGCTGATTTGATATCAGTGGTTAAATATTTCTGCATTTTGGGAGGTTTTCAAAAAGAGCTGCGTTTCCATGACGaccagaataaaaaaataaaatggcttGATGTAAACTCACCAGTCAGAAGTGTTGTGAGCTGAAAATCCCCAAACAAGCAGCTTAAAGACGTTTCGGTAGCGTTGagatgaaagaagaagaagaagaagaagagatttatgggctgttttctcctccaggtcctggagaATTTCTCAGATGCTCCCATGACTCCCAAACAGATTCTGCACGTTATCCAGACCAAAGGGCTGAAGGAGATGAggtcagagacacacacacacacacacacacacacacacacacacacacacacacacacacacacacacacacacacacacacacacacacacagtagtgcTGTGGCCCAGGACTACCACCGTTTCCTGTTGGCTCTGAACTGAGGGGCTGCAGCAGCGTTGATCAGTGGTCTGCTGTGAccacgacctctgacctccagaccAGATGAGTCACGCGGCGTGAAGAGCGCAGCAGAGCTGATCAGTCTGAGCTGCTCTTCAGTCCAGAGGAACCACTGCTGCTCACCAACATCTCACTGACTCTTGGTTTTGTCtgatcagctgtcagactcttgttctttctctcctcatgaccggctgctgctgcacggCTGCTGCGCCACACAGGAGGTAAGCTGGGACGCTGCTGGTCTGGTCTGACAGATCTGGGTTTGAGAGTTTATATCTGGTTTTGAGAGTTTATATCTGGTTTTGAGAGTTTATATCTTGTGCTGCCGAGCGGCTGTAAAGCTTTGGAAGCTGCAGTACCGCGGCCCACCAGCAGGGCctgagcgtctgtgtgtgtctgcagtgggACGGCTCCTCTGGCCTGCCTGGTCACCATGCTGCACTCTCAGGTCCGAGGAGATCGAGTCAAGAACAGCATCTTCTTCAAGCTGCCGGGACGGATGAGCCTGTTCACTCTGAAGGTACTGACCCGACTGTCCGAGCACGCCGACGGCTAATTACACTCGGGTACACCCAGGGTCCAGAACGCTGATCCAGGacgtcctccacctgctctctgtgCTCCTGGGTCAAGACAGAACCACCCGAACCAGTGACCATACCGCCATAACCAGTTGCATAGGAATAACTGATCCGTCTCGCTCTGCAGAAAAACGCTCTGCAGTGGACAAAGACGGCGCCGGAGCCGGAGACGCCAGCGGAGGCgacgggcagcagcagcacacccgcgtccagcagcagcacctctgggtCGGCGCCGCCGCCCGTGGCGCCCACCGAGGCGGCCGAGCAGGAGAGCTGCGACTCCAGCGAGACCACGGCCACGGCCAGTGGCGACAACGACGGTGTGTGTTAGCTGGTGTCAGAGGCAGCCCTGCGGGACGCCTGCGTGCAATAACCGCCTGTGTCCTTCCTCTGAAGCTTCGGTGGATGAGAGCTCGTCCAGCGCCTCCTGTTCCACGGAACCGCCGGCGCCCTGCAGCAGCCAGCCCCAGACCCGCCTCAGCAGGGCCGCGGGACAGCAGGGGCGCACAGAGACCCAGCACACCCAGACCAGACTGAGCCGCTCCAGACAGGTCAGCGTGCCAGCAGGGACCCCCCAGGGGGACTGTGGGGGCTCCAGCACTGTTCCGCCACTGTTTCTGAGCATGGACGTAACAAACCTGCTTCTGCTCTTCCAGtcagggagacagaggaagaaggCCGTAATGATGCCCCGGGTTGTCCTCACCCCCCTTAAAGTCAACGGAGAACATGTCCCCCCAGGTACGCCGCCCCGCGGGGGCGTGGTCCatgaacgccaggaggaggagagtcacGCCTGTTTGTTCTGTGACAGGACCCATGAAGAGGAACCGTGGAGGGCTGGACGTGGACTTCGAGACGCCCGGTTCCATCCTGGTCAACACTAACATCCGAGCGCTCATCAACGTGCGCACctttgctgcttttcctccacagtcccagcagcagctgctgcagctgctgcccgaGGTGGACCGACAGGTAGGACCCCCACAGGCGGCTCGTTGCCGGTGTGTCTGCAGAACGGTTTTACCTTCAGTGACTCTGTCCTCACAGATCGGGCCTGATGGGATGGCCAGGCTGAGCAGCTCAGCCCTCAACAATGAGTTCTTCACCCACGCCTCCCAGAGCTGGAAGGAGAGGCTGGCGGAGGGTACGCTGCCCCGTCAGCCCAGAACCTCCGGAGCAGGTTCCATCCCTTTGTTTTGATCTGGGTAGACTTAACggctttgatctctttgatctgTAGGTGAATTCACACACGAGATGCAGGTGCGCTTCCGAcaagagatggagaaagagaagaaagtggAAGTGTGGAAGGAGAAGTTTTTTGAGGAGTACCATGGACAGAAGTAAGTTGAGCTCCTCGGGGGGGGGCTCAGTCCACTCAGAATATTAGTGTAGGAGCGCCATTTGAGCGTTACCATGGTAACGGCGATGCACAGACAGacatgggtgtgtttgtgtgtagatcGGGCCTGACCAAGGAGGAGTCTCTGAAACTGACCATGAGCGATGCCAGCGAAGTTTCCGCCACTGTTCTGGACAGCGAGGTGGGTGTGGTCAGGAGCGTCACCCCCAAGAGGCGCAGCGTGGGTCGACGGAGGAGAGACGGAAGGATGAGGAGACGCACGCGGGCCGACCTTCGCCGCAGGGCCCGCCGGAGCCGCTGCAaggccaccacctccaccctgcAGGCCACGGAAGCAGCCGAGGCCGGCGCCACGTTGGAGATGTCCTCCGTGTCTGTGGGCTCGCCCACGGCCGACGGCACCGTGGTGCAGGGCGAGGtggtgctgcaggctgaggacGGCGTGGAGATCCCGCCCGAGAGTGTCGGTGGGGAGCCAAAGGCCACGCCCACCCCGGAGCCAGTCACGGTGccacctcccacccccacccctactCCCACCCCGAGCCCAAGTCCCAGCCCCGCCTCCACCAGCGCCAACGAAGAGCAGGAAGTACCCGTTTGCCTGCTACCGGAGGAGGCCACGCCCATATTGGCTTCAAcatcctccccgtcctcctcctcctcctcctcttcatctacATCTTCACCTGCATCCTCGCCCTCCTCGCCCTCTGACAGACAGGGAGCGTTTGCCACGGGCCTGgactcctcttcatcctcctccgcGTCCTCCAGTGTGGCGGTCGCGGTCGATCCCTTGGACGACGCCGCTTCTGTGGCCACCTCCATCACTGGCGGAACGGCCACCAGCAGCCGGGAGAGCAGCCCCTCCGCCAGCCCCGCCTCCACCCCTGCGCCCAGCTCTCAGCTCAAGGACCAGAAGAGGAGACCGGAGGAGTCCCAGACCTTCCCCGAAAAGAGGCCGCGGCTTGACGACCGTCAGTCCTTTCGTACCACAATTGACGGTGTCAGTTCAGAGAAGCCGCAGCCGACAACAGAAGAGCCCAGGGTGCCGCCGATCCGGGTGAGAAGCACGCGCTTGGTGAAATGTTGTTGTTAAAATGTCTAATCTAGCAGCAGATGGAACGTTCTTAGCTGCATCAGAGCTGCTGCGTTTGGAGCCTTTGTCCTCGGTTCTTACTTGTGCCTCATCaatgtctctcctctctcttcagaTTCAACTGTCCAGAATCAAACCTCCCTGGGTCAAAGGACACCCCACGTATCAGATCTGTCCCCGCATCGTGCCGCCGGGGGAGGGGTCGCGGCGGCCGGGGACGGGGGGCGCCCGCACACTGGCGGACATCAAAGCCCGCGCCCAGCAAGCCCGCGCCCAGCGCgaggccgctgctgctgttgcggcCGCTGGAGACGGGCCACCACCGTCAGGGGTCCGGGTGCGGCCTGCTGCTGGGGTACCGGATAGCAGCAGTGGACGACGAGCACAAGAGCATCCGGGACCTATCGAgcccggaggaggaggaggaggaggaggaggaggaggaggaggaggaggaagaaggggaggTGGTCGGATGGAGGAGCAGGGATCGTCTTCGGACGCTAATTCGTCTGGAACACAACTACAGCGTCCCAATGTAGACCCAGAGCAACACTCGTCTCCCTCCCCATCCACCACCTCAACAACACTGTCCCTGGACCCCCCACCGACCCCCACGTCCCCTCTGGAGGAACCGGCTGAATGTTCAGAATCGGCTGGGGAAGTACAGGCAGCGTCCGCCAGCACTCAGACCTCCTCTGAAGGACTTGCAGACAAATCAACTGGCCCCATTTCTCCACGGCCCGACTCTCTGCCCGAGTCCACCCAAAAGCCCCCCCCCTGAGGGGACCGAGCGCGTGTCTGGGAAGCCCCCACTGGTTCCCACCTCCATCCCTGATTCCCTTCCCAGGTTCGGGGCTCAGGGCGTTGATGTTATTCATACCCTGGCCTGTCAGAGCAAAGATCAAGTCCTGGAGAAGGAGTCTGGCCTGGGCGGGGTCATCCAGCACAGCTCCCAGCATGTGGACCCCCAGGAGAAACCCCACGTGGGGCCACGCTCTTCACAACACTCTGCAGTGGACAAAGATGACGATGGAGGGACACACAGTGACTCCACTGAAACTGCTTCTGATTGTGAGAATGAAGGTCAGGAGGACcacctggaccaggactggGGACCCCAGAGAAGCAACCAGAGAAGCGGCCAGTTGGTCATTTGCAGCCCCCCTCCTCATAACCAGCAGCCCGTCATCCAGGCCCACACGTCTGGTCGTCAGGGTCACAGTGTCATTCAGCCCTGTTTCCCCCAGTCCCAGGACCACCAGGCCCCTCCACAGGGGCTGAGGGACACCAACGTTGTGGTCAAGACAGAGCCTGGAGACGGGTGCAGGGTCTCCCGACACGCCGACGAGCCGATTCAAGTAGATCTGAAACCCAGAGGAGCGTCTGGTCCGGCCAGACCCGTGTCTACTGTGGAGGCCAACAACCCTCTGGtcacccagctgctgcagggtAGTCTGCCCCTGGAGAAGGTTCTGCCCCCACACTCTGCAAACAGGCTGGAGATCAGCCGCGTGCCGGGCCTCA
This genomic window from Takifugu rubripes chromosome 3, fTakRub1.2, whole genome shotgun sequence contains:
- the LOC115249154 gene encoding LOW QUALITY PROTEIN: putative Polycomb group protein ASXL1 (The sequence of the model RefSeq protein was modified relative to this genomic sequence to represent the inferred CDS: deleted 1 base in 1 codon), whose protein sequence is MKDKQKRKKERTWAEAARMVLENFSDAPMTPKQILHVIQTKGLKEMRSGTAPLACLVTMLHSQVRGDRVKNSIFFKLPGRMSLFTLKKNALQWTKTAPEPETPAEATGSSSTPASSSSTSGSAPPPVAPTEAAEQESCDSSETTATASGDNDASVDESSSSASCSTEPPAPCSSQPQTRLSRAAGQQGRTETQHTQTRLSRSRQSGRQRKKAVMMPRVVLTPLKVNGEHVPPGPMKRNRGGLDVDFETPGSILVNTNIRALINVRTFAAFPPQSQQQLLQLLPEVDRQIGPDGMARLSSSALNNEFFTHASQSWKERLAEGEFTHEMQVRFRQEMEKEKKVEVWKEKFFEEYHGQKSGLTKEESLKLTMSDASEVSATVLDSEVGVVRSVTPKRRSVGRRRRDGRMRRRTRADLRRRARRSRCKATTSTLQATEAAEAGATLEMSSVSVGSPTADGTVVQGEVVLQAEDGVEIPPESVGGEPKATPTPEPVTVPPPTPTPTPTPSPSPSPASTSANEEQEVPVCLLPEEATPILASTSSPSSSSSSSSSTSSPASSPSSPSDRQGAFATGLDSSSSSSASSSVAVAVDPLDDAASVATSITGGTATSSRESSPSASPASTPAPSSQLKDQKRRPEESQTFPEKRPRLDDRQSFRTTIDGVSSEKPQPTTEEPRVPPIRIQLSRIKPPWVKGHPTYQICPRIVPPGEGSRRPGTGGARTLADIKARAQQARAQREAAAAVAAAGDGPPPSGVRVRPAAGVPDSSSGRRAQEHPGPIEPGGGGGGGGGGGGGGGRRGGGRMEEQGSSSDANSSGTQLQRPNVDPEQHSSPSPSTTSTTLSLDPPPTPTSPLEEPAECSESAGKYRQRPPALRPPLKDLQTNQLAPFLHGPTLCPSPPKSPPPEGTERVSGKPPLVPTSIPDSLPRFGAQGVDVIHTLACQSKDQVLEKESGLGGVIQHSSQHVDPQEKPHVGPRSSQHSAVDKDDDGGTHSDSTETASDCENEGQEDHLDQDWGPQRSNQRSGQLVICSPPPHNQQPVIQAHTSGRQGHSVIQPCFPQSQDHQAPPQGLRDTNVVVKTEPGDGCRVSRHADEPIQVDLKPRGASGPARPVSTVEANNPLVTQLLQGSLPLEKVLPPHSANRLEISRVPGLRPAGTRTVAPNHPDASAQTSSPDLSSTSPTGRPEIPAAARYQTQQPPGAVPVITPLPPFSSSSSSSPAYRNKSELNSQTGLESVAITDLHGPQPSQGATPDRLQRTMPDGPSPPHGDPCPTEVAPPVKITWRSPQAAPPPNHQQRLSPGPPVKSEATVRPPCQALAKSAPIKPLHIPKKEPGSSMDSYLCGGAMEGLLNMEMTLARMAKKEHNKVSYSSTSPSSSSPSPSPASSLPFLYGKLPKGGGGGGLSYTANVSVVDNGGFSRSLADGVLQLRPRQGGLSIQAFADSAAEEVALKCSCRLKAMIMCQGCGAFCHDDCIGPSKLCVSCLVVR